The following DNA comes from Nitrogeniibacter aestuarii.
CGCACGGGGTGCGCTTCGCCGGCGGGGACTGGCCCTGGCAAGCGGTGTTGCTGGCCGCCTCGACCCTCGCCGTGCTGGCGGCGATCATGATCTTTGCACTGGGCGACGGGCCACACCTGAAGCGCAAACCCGGTGCGCACCCGCTGCGCCTGGGCCGGGTGCTGACCGCCTTCACGATTCCCACCTTCCGGGCCTCGGCCTTCGGCTACTTCGGCCATCAATGGGAGCTGTACGCGATGTGGACGCTGGTGCCGCTGCTCATCGCCGGCTCCAGCCTCGCGGGCTTTGCCGCTTCAAGCGCGCTGAGCTTCGCCGTCATCGGCATCGGCGCCGTGGGCTGCATCGCGGGTGGCTTTGTGAGCCGACGCGCGGGCAGCGCCCCGGTCGCCGTCTTCGCCATGCTCGTCTCTGCCCTGTGCTGTGCGCTCTTTCCGTTCCTGAGTCATGCCGCGCCGGTCGTCGTCCTGGGGCTCATGCTGATCTGGGGCGCCAGCGTGGTGGCCGATTCGCCCCATTTCTCGGCGCTGTCGGCCAAGGCCTGCCCGCCCGAAATCGTCGGGAGCGCGCTGGCCCTGCAGAACGCGCTGGGGTTCGCGGTCACCATGGTGTCCATCGCCTGGGGGACCTCGGTGGTCGAGGCCTGGGGCGCCAAGGTGGCCTGGTTGCTGCTGCCCGGCCCGGTGCTCGGCGTGGTGGCCATGCTGCCACTGTTGCGGCGCCCCCGCGACTGACCGCTTCGGTGGCCGCTGAAGCGGCGTTTCAGCGGCCCCGCCAGCGGTGCCATATCAGCATCGGGTTATGCATCAGTCCTGATTAAATTCGCGATTCCCGGCAGACCTGCATAGACTGAAAGGACCCCCTCCACCTTGCGACGGCGCCATGACGAACGCCAGTGGGAGCTCCATGAAGGCAAAACAGACGATATTTTCGATGCTGCCGGCAGGCAGCGAGAGCCGGGCCGCAATCCGCGCCCGCTATGCCATTGACGAGGCCGAGGCCGTGCGCGATCTGGCGGCACGACTGGGCCTGCCGGCCGACCGGCGCCAGGGCGTGACGGCGCAGGCGGCACAGCTGATCCGCCAGGTCAGGGATGACACCGACCCGACGATGATGGAGGCCTTTCTCGACGAGTACGGCCTGTCGACGGAAGAGGGCGTGGGCCTGATGTGCCTGGCCGAGGCCTTGCTCCGGGTGCCCGACGCCGAGACCATCGACGACCTGATCGAGGACAAGATCGCCCCGTCCGACTGGAGCGCCCACCTCGGCCATTCCTTCTCGCCGCTGGTCAACGCCTCCACCTGGGCCCTGATGCTCACCGGGCGCATGCTCGACAGCGACCCTTCGCGCCCCGCCGCTGGCGCGCGCCGGCTCATCAAGCGGCTGGGCGAGCCGGTGGTCCGCACTGCGGTCGGCCGGGCGATGAAGATCATGGGGCAGCAGTTCGTCCTCGGTCAGACCATCGAGGAGGGCATCAAGCGGGCCGACAAGATGCGCGCACGCGGCTACACCTACTCCTACGACATGCTGGGCGAGGGCGCGCGCACCGAGGCCGATGCCCGGGCTTTCTACGACAGCTACGCCCACGCCATCCGGCAGATCGAAAAGGTCGCCCGGGCGGACGTGCGCGACAACGCCGGCATCTCGGTCAAGCTCTCGGCGCTCTCGGCCCGCTACCTGACCACGCACCGCCAGGCCATCGATGAAGAGGTCATCCCGCGTTGTCTGGCGCTGGCGCAGATGGCCGCCAAGGCCAAGGTCGGTTTCAACATCGACGCCGAGGAACAGGACCGGCTCGATGTGTCGCTCGACGTGGTCGACGCCGTGCTGGCGGACCCGAGCCTGGCCGGCTGGGACGGTTTCGGTGTGGTCGTGCAGGCCTACGGCAAGCGCGCACCGGCGGTGCTCGATCATCTGTACGCGCTGGCCGGGCGACTGGGGCGCCGCATCATGGTGCGCCTGGTCAAGGGCGCCTACTGGGATACCGAGATCAAGCTCGCACAGGAACTGGGCGCCGACGCCTTCCCGGTGTTCACCCGCAAGACCAACACCGACGTCTCCTACATGGCCTGCGCGAAGATGCTGCTGGACATGCGCGACCGGATCTACCCGCAGTTCGCCACCCACAACGCCCACACCTGCGCCGCCGTGCTCGACATGGCCGGCACCGATCGCGACAGCTTCGAGTTCCAGCGCCTGCACGGCATGGGCGAATCGCTGCACGAGATCATCCGCCAGCAGGCCGGCACGCGCTGCCGCATCTACGCGCCCTGCGGCCCGCACAAGGACCTGCTCGCCTATCTGGTGCGGCGCCTGCTGGAGAACGGGGCCAATTCGAGCTTCGTGAACCAGATCGTCAACACCGAGATCGCGCCCGAGACCATTGCCGCCGACCCGGTGGAACGGGCACTGGCGACCGAACCGATCCAGAACCCGGGCATCTGCCTGTCGCGCGACCTGTTCGCGCCCGAGCGCGTCAATTCCCGCGGATACCGGCTCGAGGAGCCCGCCG
Coding sequences within:
- a CDS encoding MFS transporter is translated as MRLPVVPTIVIAQLFGTSLWFSANAAAAALMRDWGIGAAELGLLTNAVQLGFIIGTLTFALTGLADRFAASRIFAVCAVLGALANAAFALFAEGMSSGLVLRFAVGFSLAGVYPLGMKLIVSWVPERAGHALAQLVGMLTLGTALPHGVRFAGGDWPWQAVLLAASTLAVLAAIMIFALGDGPHLKRKPGAHPLRLGRVLTAFTIPTFRASAFGYFGHQWELYAMWTLVPLLIAGSSLAGFAASSALSFAVIGIGAVGCIAGGFVSRRAGSAPVAVFAMLVSALCCALFPFLSHAAPVVVLGLMLIWGASVVADSPHFSALSAKACPPEIVGSALALQNALGFAVTMVSIAWGTSVVEAWGAKVAWLLLPGPVLGVVAMLPLLRRPRD